The stretch of DNA TCGCTGCTCTCCGCGCGGCAGTGGGACCTCCCCCACGACATGCTCGACGCCCCCGAGATACGCCGCCGCTTCCCGACGCTCAGCCCGCGCGACGACGAGGTGGCGCTGTACGAGGCGCGGGCCGGGCTCGTCCGCCCCGAGAACACCGTCGCCGCCCATCTGCAGCTCGCCACGCGGCAGGGAGCCGACCTGCACTTCGAGGAACCGATGACGCGCTGGGAGCCGTACCGGGACGGCGTCCGCGTACACACTCCCGAAGAGACCTACACCGCAGGGCAGTTGGTGATCTGCCCGGGTGCCTGGGCGCCGCGGCTCCTCACGGACATCGGGGTGCCGTTCACCATCGAGCGGCAGGTCATGTACTGGTTCCAGCCGACCGGCGGCGTGCGGCCCTTCCTGCCGCAGAACCACCCGATCTACATCTGGGAGGACGCGGACGACGTGCAGGTCTACGGCTTCCCGGCCATCGACGGCCCCGACCTGGGCGCCAAGGTCGCCTTCTTCCGCAAGGGCACGCCCTGCACGCCCGAGGACATCGAACGCACGGTCCACGAGCACGAGGTCGCCGCGATGGCGGACCACATGAGCGGGCACATCCCCTCCCTGCCTGGGCAGTTCCTCAAGGCCGCGACCTGCATGTACTCCAACACTCCCGACGAGCACTTCGTCATCACCCGCCACCCGGCCCACCCGGAATCGGTCACCGTCGCGGCCGGATTCTCCGGGCACGGCTTCAAGTTCGTGCCGGTCGTCGGCGAGATCGTCGCCGATCTGGCGCTGCGGGGCGCCACCGATCACCCCATCGAGCTCTTCGACCCCAGCCGCCTTGCCGCCGCGCCCGCTTGAGGAGTACGCCACCGTGACGACGACCCCTGAGGCCCCGTCCGCCGCCAGCCTGATGACCACGCTGCCGGGGCACTTCTACACTGATCCCGAGATCTTCCGGCAGGAACAGGAACGCGTCTTCGAATCACTCTGGTTCTGCGCGGTGCGCGCCTCCGACCTCGGCAAACCCGGCGCGTTCCGCACGGTCCAGATCGGCCGCGAGAGCGTCCTTGTCACCCGCTCCCGCTCCGGAGAGCTGCGCGCCTTCCTCAACATCTGCCGCCACCGCGGCGCCCGGCTGTGCACGCAGGAGTCCGGAGAGGTGCGCCGCGCGCTCCAATGCCCGTACCACGCGTGGACGTACGACCTCGACGGCAAGCTGATCGCCGCGCCGAACCTGGTGAAGATGCCCGACGTCGACCGCACCGCGTACGGCCTGGTCAAGGTCGCGCTGCGGGAGTGGCTCGGCTATGCCTGGGTGTGCCTGGCCGACGAACCGCCCTCCTTCGAGGAGACCGTCATCGGCGCTGCCGTGGAACGTCTGGGCGACACGGCGTCCATCGAGCACTACGGAACCGAAAGGCTCGCCCTCGGCAAACGCGTCACGTACGACGTGCGCGCCAACTGGAAGCTGATCGTCGAGAACTTCATGGAGTGCTATCACTGCGCGACCATCCATCCCGAACTGACCGAGGTCCTGCCGGAGTTCGCGGACGGGTTCGCCGCCCAGTACTACGTCGGGCACGGCGCCTCGTTCGGCGAGGAGGTCAGCGGATTCACCGTCGACGGCAGCGCGGGCTTCGACCGCCTCCCCGAGGTCGCCGAGGACCAGGACCGCCGCTACTACGCGATCACGATCAAGCCGACCGTCTTCATCAACCTCGTCCCCGACCATGTGATCCTGCACCGGATGTTCCCGCTGTCCGAGGATCGCACCGTCGTCGAGTGCGACTGGCTCTACGCACCCGAGGTCGTCGAGTCCGGCGTCGACCTCGCCAAGTCCGTGGAGCTCTTCCACCGGGTCAACGAACAGGACTTCGAGGCCTGCGAGCGCACCCAGCCCGCGATGGCGTCACGCGCCTATCGCGGGGGCGGGGTGCTCGTGCCGACCGAGCATCACATCGGTCTCTTCCATGAGTGGCTGGCGGGCCTGTTGGGCTAGGCCGTAGGGGCTGGGCGCTTGTACATGCGCGTCGCCGTGATCTCCCCGTGCACGGTCTCCTCGGCCGGGTCCTGCTGCGGCAGGCCCGGCCGCAGGTGCTCCTCGACGCTGATGTACTTCAGCCCTGCCCGCAGGTCCGCGTCGTTCCGCAACCGGATGACCAGCGGGAACTCCGCGAGCGCGGTCGTGTCGAACAGGCCCGTGGTGTAGAGCAGTTGCACGCCGAGCGCGTCCGAAACGGCCCGCTGGAGCTCCAGGAGGTACGTGGCGTTGGCGCGGCCGATGGGGTTGTCGAGGAAGAGCGTGCCCGCGTGCCGGTGCTTGTCGCGGCCCCGGTCGTTGCTGCGCAGGGCGGCCATCGTGCAGTACAGGGCGATGGCCGCGGTGAGCAGCTGGCCGCCGGAGAAGACGTCGCCCATCTGGCCGACCGGCACGCGCTCGGCGCGCAGCACGGCGTCCGGCTTGAGGATCTCGACGGCGATGCCACGCGGCTCGAGCGCGGCCTGAACTCCGCGCAGCAGCAAGGACATTCCGTCCCGCCGCATGTCGGAGTTCTTCTTGACCGCGGCCCGCGTGGCCTCGTCGATGACCTCGCCGAGGCGTTCGGTCAGCGTCGCCCGGTCGGGCTCATCGAAGCGGACGCGCAGGAACTCCTGGCCCGACCACTCCCCCAGGCCCTCGGGGAGCTGCGAGAGGCGCTGCGCCGACCGCAGGGTGGCGAGCGAGGACTCCACGAGCCCGCGGAGCCGGTCCACGATGCTGTCGCGGTTGCGCTCAAGCTGCTCCAGCTCGTCGGTGAGCACGCGCAGCCGGGGCGCGAAGGCGTCGGCCCACTTCTTGGCGTGTTCCGGCAGCGCGGACGCGGGCAGTTCGCGGATCTGCTGGCGGGCGGGGGTGCGCACCTGCTCGTAGCGCGTGGAGTTCGCGTGTCGTACGAGGATGTCGCTGGCCTCGCGGACCGCCGTCTCGGCGGCGGAGAGGTCGGCGGCGCAGCCGCGCAGGGAGCGCCGGGCCTCGGACGCGTCCTTGCGGGCCTCTTCGAGCGTGCCGGGGTAGGGCTCGGGCTCTTCGGCGGCTGCGGCGCCCTCGGTGTCCTGGTGCTGCTCGCGCATCAGGTCGCGCAGGAGCGCCGCTGTCTCGTCGAAGCCTCCCGCGGCGTCCTCCGTGGCGCGGTGGGCGTGCAGGAGGGTGGCGTGTACGTCCTTGGCCTGGCTCAACGCCTCGGTGTGCGCGGCCAGTTCGGCGGTGGCGGTGCGCAGGAGGGCCTGCGCGTGCTCGGCGTCGGCGGGGACGAGGTCTTCGGGCAGCTCGGTGTGCGCTTCGGCGTCGTCCTGGGGGGCGAGCCGCTCGGCCTCGCCGCGGAGCCTGCCCAGTTGCTCGCTCGCGGCGGAGGCGCGGGTCTCGATGAGCTGGACCTGGGCCTCCGCGCGGGCGGATGCGGCCTGCCGGGACGGGCCGTCGGAGCCGTCCGTGCCCTCCAGGAGCAGGGCGGCGCGGGTGCGGACCTTGTTGCTGAGCCGGTCGAGCTCGGCGAGGGCGCCGCTCTCGTCGCTCTCCGCGCGGGCCTGTTCGGCGCGCAGGTCGGCGCCGACGCCGACCTTCTCGTAGAGCTGGGACGCGGCGCGGTAGGCCTCGCGGAGTGCGGGCAGCGACGTCTTGGGGGCGCTGGTGTCCTCGGGCACGTCCTCGGGGGCGCCCGCGATCTCGGCGCGCTCGGCACGCAGGGCGCGGGCGGTGCGGCGGGCGTCGTCGGCGGCTCGCTGGGCGGAGCGGCGGTCCTCGTCGGCGGCGCGGGCGCGGTCCAGACAGGTCTGGGCGCGGGCCTCCGACTCCACGGCGTCGTCGGCGAGTTCACGCAGCTTGGTCTGCCAGCCCGCGCGCTCGCGCAGGCGGAACGCGAGCCCCGCGAGTGCGTCGGCGACGCGCCGCGCGCGCTGGGCGGCCTCCTGCCGCTCGTCACGCGCGCGTGCCGCTTCGGCAGCCGCCTCGTCGGCCTCGGCCCGGACCGTGCGGGCCTCGGCCAGTTCGGCCTCGGCCTCTTCGGCGAAGGCGCGGGCGCTGCGTGCGGCGGCGGCGAGCTCTTCGATGCGTCCTGCCGGGCAGCCGCCGCGCCAGGAGGCGAGCCGCGCGGCCAGTTCGCGGTCCTTGGCGAGGCGCACGGCGAGCGCCCGGATCTCCTCGTCGCGCTGCGCCGCCCGCGCGCGCAGGGCGGTGCGCTCCTCGTCGGCGGCGTGTTCGTCGTGCATGGCGGGGTTCGGCGGTACCAGGAAGACGTCCCCGCCTTGTGCGTCCTCACCGGGTGTCGGCGCGAGGAGGGCGGCCGCGGTGCCGACGGCTACGGCGGAGCGGGGCAGCAGGGCGGCGCCCGCGAGGGCTTCGCGGGCCCGTGCATGGGTGGCGGGGTCGGTGATGACGACGCCGTCGACCAGCTCGGGCCTGGCGGCGAGCACGCGCGCGTGGTCGGCGGGGTCGACGGCCTGCGCGAGATAGCGCCAGCCGGGCAGGGCGGGGATGCCGTGCTCGCCGAGGAACTCGACGGTGGCCAGGACGTCGGGGCCCGGCGGAAGGAGCCCGCCGTCACCGAGGGCGCCAAGGATCCGGGAGTCGTCGGCGGCGGCGGTCCGCAGTTCGAAGAGCTGCCGCTCGGCGGAGGCGACCCCGTCGTCGAGAAGGGTGCGGAGGTCGTCGGCATTGCGGTCCAGCTCCGCGAGGGAGAGGGGGCCTTCGGTGAGGGAACGGGTGGCAGTGGCGCGGGCGGCGGCGGCCGTGGCGTTGGCCGTCGCCGCCTTCTCGCTGTCGTCGCCCGTCTCGGCAGTCCCCTGGCGAGGCTGCGGCACCCCGCTCTGGGAGATGGCCCCCGGAAGCCCGAGCAGCTCGGCCAGGCGCTCGTCCCCGGCGATCGACTCCGCGGCACGGCGTTCCGCGTCGTACGCGTGTTCGGCCGCGTCCGCGGCGTCCGACGCGCGAGCCGCGGTGAGTTCGGCGCGGGCCTCGGCGGCGGCTGCCTCCTTGGCGTGCTCGGTGGCACGCAGGGAGGCCTCGCGGGCGGTGTCCCAGGCGGCCGCCGCGGCCTTCTCGGCGTCGCTCGCGGCCAGCGCGGCGCGCGCCGGGTCGGCGTCCGGTGCGGTGTCGTCGAGCCAGCCCGCACGGACCGCCTCCGCGGTCTCCTGCTCGACCTCGGTGAGGCGCTGGCGGAGGTGTCCGGCCTCGCTGCGGGCGCGCTGCGCCTCGGTCGCGGCGACGGTGGCGTCGCGGTGCGCGGCCTCACCGGTCTCCTGGAGCGCGGCCGAGCGCTCCTCCTCCTCGTTCGCGAGCGACTCGGCGCCTTCGGCCGCGGTGTGCAGGACCCGTACGAGATCGGCCGCCGCCTTGGAGCGGGCGGCGAGGGCGGGCGCCGCGTCCCGCTCGGCCTCCAGGATCGCGGAGGCCACGCGCGCGGAGCGGTCGGCGGCCGCGCGGTGGCGCAGGACGGCCTCGGCCGCCTGCCAGGCGGCGTGCAGCTGGCGCGCGTCGGCCAGCTCGCGGCGCTGCGCGGCGGCGGCCTTCTCCGCGACCGTGAGCGCCAAGGAGGCGTGCCGGAAGGCCAGTTCGGCGGAGATCAGCGCGGACCTGCCGCGTGCTTCCTCCGCCGTCGTGACGGTCTGCGCGGCGGCGGTGACCCGCTCGGCGAGCTCCCCCGCGCGGATCCGCTCGGCGACCCCGCGCGCGGAGAGGCGGCGGGCGAGCGTGCGGGTGCGCCGCTCCGCTCCCGCGTGCACGTCACGCGCACGCGCACGCGCGTCGGCGGCTTCGACGATCCGACCGAGGAGGTCGACGGAGCCCGCGGTGAACTCCCGCTCGGCGATGAGTTCGGAGCGGCGGCCCAGCTTGTTGCCGAAGCCGTGCACGAGGTCGGCGAGGCCGTCCGTGTCGCGGGTGTCCGTGACGGCGCGCAGCAGCAGGTCGGTGAAGTCGGAGTCCTTCTTGACCGCGAAGAGGCCCGCGGCCTCGCCCTCGTCGGCGTTCATCTCCCGCTGGTAGCGGAAGAGTTCGGGGTCGAGGCCCAGGTCGCCGAGGTGTTCGTTCCAGCGGTCGTGGATCTCCTCCCAGTGCACTTCGAGGTGGGGGTACGCCTTGCCCGCCTCGGTCAGCGCGTCACGGAAGCCCTTCATGGTGCGCCGCCGCCCCTGGGCACCCGACGCGCCTTCCACGGAGGGGCGTACGGCGGTGGACTCGGCGACCGGCAGCGAGTCCAGGCTCATGCCGGGTCCGGGCCGGAAGGAGTACCACGCCTCGGCGAACTTCCGCGGGTCGTTGGAGACCTGCCGTCCGCGCCACTCGCTGACCTTGCCGACGACGACGCACTCGCCGGTCAGCGTGTGCTGCCACTCCAGGGCGACGTGCCCGCAGTCGTCGGCGAGGAGGAACTTGCGCAGCACTCCGGAGCTCGCGCCGCCCAGCGTGTTCCGGTGGCCCGGCAGCATCACGGAGAAGATCAGCTTCAGCAGGACGGACTTGCCGCCGCCGTTCTCCAGGAAGAGCACGCCCGCGGGCGCGGGACGGCGCGGAGGGCCGACCGGCTCGTCCTCGAAGAACTCCGCCTGGGCGGGCGCGGGGTCGGGCACTTCCGCGCCGACGCCGCGCAGGTCAAGCACGGTGTCGGCGTAGCGCGCACCGGCGGGGCCGATGGAGTAGAGGCGGACCCGGGACAGCTCGTACATGGCGGCGGACTCTCGTCGTAAATCGTGCGGAACAGCAGGAAGTTGCGGGGTGACGTGGGAGCGTCGGCGCGTTCAGGAGTGGAAGGGCAGGCCCGCGTCGGCGGCCAGCTCCAGATCGTCCGTCTCTTCGGGGGGCAACAGGGTCGCTGACCCGTCCGTGACGGGCACGATGCCGAGCTCCAGGAGCTCGGCCATGGCGGCGCCGCCCGCCATGTCGCGCACCTGGAGCTGATAGCGGGCGGTGGTGCGGTACGTGCCCCCGGAGTCGTCGCCCGTGCGCTGCAGGAACCCGGAGTCGGTGAGGAACGCGACGGCCTTGCCGATGATCCCGGTGGTCGACCCGGCGAGGCGGCGGGCGTCCTTGGTGGCGCCCGTCGAGCTGCGCCGGGCCCAGATCCGCCAGGCGGCCTCGAGGCCGGGGGCGTCGGTCTGCGGGTCGGAGTTCTCGCCCTGCTCCTCGGCGCGCTCCTCCAGGCGGTGGCAGGCCTGCCGTACGAAGGCGTCGACTCCATTGACCGTGACCCGGCCGATGTAGCCGTCGTCGGCGAGGTCCTCGGGGCGCGGGAACGCCAGGGCGGCGACGGCGAGATGGGCGAGGCCGTGCAGGAAGCGGTCGGTGGAGTCGGCGGCCGTACGGCGTGCGTAGTCGCCCATGCGGACGGCGAACACGGAGTCATCGGCGGCCGTCACTGCCATGCCCGCGCGCGGGGACACCTCCAGGACGACGAGCCCGAGCCCGGCGGCGACGGCGTCGGCGAGCCGCGCGAACGGCGGGTCCTCGCGGTACCGGCGCAGCAGCTCGGCGTACTCCTGGTCGCGGGCGGGCTGGAGCTTGGGCTGGAGCCCGAAGGCGACGAGGCGCGCGGCGTCGGCGGCGTCGGCCGGAGTGATGGCGGCGGTCGCGGCGGGCGCCGCCGATGCCTCCGGCTCGCCCCACGCGGTGTGCTCTGCGGGGTGCTCGGTCACGGCTTGTGCTCCTTGCGGCGGTCGTACGTGCGAGTCGTGCGGGTGTCGGGAGCGCTCACGCGGCCTCCGTCCGGCCGGCCGCCATGCCGGCGGCGTCGAGCAGCGCCATGCCCACGATGAGGTCGGCGCCGCCGAATTCCGGGTCGTCGAGTTCCGTGCCGTCGTCCACGGCGAACAGGAGCTTCTCCTCGCCCTGGCGGTAGGCGGTGCCGACCGGCGGGCTGGCCGCGTGGACGGCGAGGAGGGCGACCAGATAGGGCAGTTCGGTGTCGCGCCTGCGGGCGTCGGCGAGGAGGCCGGAGAGGCGCCGGGGTGCGTCGGCGGGCAGGTCGAGCAGCTCCATGGCGTCGGCGAGCTGCTCCTCGCTGAAGCGGCTGTCGTCGGGCGTGGCGATGAGGTCGGGCTCGGGCATCTCTATGCCGAGGTGCTCACGCTCCTGCGGCGGCGTGAGCAGTATGTCGACCAGGTCTCCGACACGGACGGACACGGGTGTGCGCAGTCCCGTCCCGCGCGCGAAGAACGCGCCGGTCACGCGGCTCGCCTGCTCTACCGGGAGCGGCAGGAGAGGGGCGACGAGCTGGCCGTACAGATCGAGGCCGGTCCGTGCGGTGGGCGTCGCGAAGGCCTGGCGGTCCTGCTCGGCGCGGAAGAGCGGGCCCGCTTCGAGGAGGCGGGACTGGAGCTGTGTGTGGCGGCGGATGCAGTCCTTGACGATGTCGACCAGCTCGGCGGCGCGGCGCTTGTGCTCGGGGTCCTCGGACTCGTCGCGCGCCTTGCGGATGTTCGTCAGGATGGCGTTCTCGTGGCGGTAGCGGTCGGCGACGTGGTCGAGCGCCTCCGCGATCATGTCAGGGACGGCCTGGAGCCAGTCCACCGCGCGGACGTTGCGCCGGGTCGCGTCCAGGGCCCTGCGGAGCGTCTCCGAATACTGCACCGTCCGATAGCGCGCCTGCTCCGCGGCGAGCTGGGCGTCGGCGAGGCGGCCACGGCTGATGAGCACCTCCAGCTTCACCTCGGCGGCGATCTGGGCGCTCGTGACGTCGGTGTCGAGGGCGCCCACGAGGACGTTGACCGCTTCGTCCGTCGTACGGAGATAGACACTCCCCCCGTACCCGGGCACCTCTTCGATCAGCTTGAAGTCGTAGTCCCTGCGCACATAGGTGCCGTCGGGCGCGAAGGTGCCGTACACCGCGCGGAAGCCGCGGTCGACGCTGCCGACGTTGATCAGGTTCTCCAGGACCCAGCGGGCCACGCGCTCGTGCTCGGCGACGGGGCGCCGTGGGGCCTGGGCTCCGACGCGCGGGAGCAGCCTGGCCACTATCTGCTCGTGGTCGGCGCCGGTGTCGAAGTCCATGTTCAGTGTGACGAGGTCGATGGCGGAGAGGGCCACTTCCGCCATCGCGTACACCGAGTACTCGCCCGCGAGGTTGGCCTTGCGCACGTCCAGGTCGTGCAGCGGCGCCGTGCAGGCGAGCGCGCGGAGCCGCCGCGCAAGCCCCTCGTCGGCGGCCGGGCCCGGAGCGGGCCTCGGCCCCGCGCTGAGCTGGGGCGGAACGGTGTCCGTAACGGCAGGCGAAGTCACGGTGCACAGACTAGATCCTCGGTCTGACAACGGTCGAAACGGCGCAGATCTGACAGCGCCCTTCCGGTGCCTGCCGGGGCTCAGCCGCCCGCCCGCTCGCCCTCCGCCACGCGCCGGCCGTAGACCTCGACGAGGCCGCGGCGCGAGTCGTCCAGGTAGAGCGCGAGCAGCCGCTCGGCCTCCGCGGCGTCCCCCTCCTGGAGGGTCTGCAGTATCTGCCAGTTGCGTACGAGGTACGGCTCGTGCAGCCGGCGCGGATCGTCCACCACGTGGAAGGCCAGGCGCAGTTCGGCGAAGACGCTGCGCATCACCTCGTCGGTGCGGGCGCTTCCGGCGAGCGCGACCAGCTCCCGGTGGAAGTGGATGTTGGCCGTGGAGACGCCCTTCCACTTGCGCTCGCGGGCCGCCTTCGTGCCGTCCGCGACGGCGCTCGCGAGTCCGTCGAGCGAGAAGGGCGGAGCGCCGAGGCCGCGGACGACCGCGCACTCCACGAGGCGCCGGGTGCGGTAGATGTCCTCGACGTCCTCGACCGTGAGAACTCGGACGAATACCCCGCGATTGAGCTGGTGGACCAGCAGTCGTTCGTGCGTGAGGAGACGGAAGGCCTCGCGCAGCGTGTTGCGCGAGACGCCGAGCGCGCCGCCGATGCTGTCCTCCGACAGGCGCGCCCCCGGCGGGAAGTAGCCCTCGGCGATGCGGCTCCGCAGGATGTCCGAGACCCGTTCCGCGGTGCTGGTGCGCCCCAGGAGCGCACGGTCGTCGACCAGTCCGCTCGCCTCAGCCATTCCCTCAGCCATGCCCGGATTCAATCGCAGATACAAGAACGAGACAACGTGGGTATTGAGGGATCGTTGAACGATCCTCTACGTTGTCGGGCACGGCCAAGCCCCCGCCCACGTCCCTCCCCCTGCCCACGAGCCCCACCCCTTGCCCGCTCCGCACCCTCCCTCCCCCTCCTGCGAGGTGCCCATGAGCACACCCCCGCCGCCCCAGACCCTGTCGACCGGCACCCCTCCCCTGGACAGCGAACCCCCGGCCGACAACGGCGCGTTCGGCTGGCTGCGCGCCCTCGGCCCGCGCGGACGCCGCGCCTTCGCGGGCGCTTTCGGCGGCTACGCCCTCGACTCCTACGACTACTTCACGCTGCCCCTGACCATGGTCGCGCTGGCCGCGTACTTCGGTCTGGACAGCGGCCAGACCGGCCTGCTCACCACGGTCACGCTGGTCGTCTCGGCGATAGGCGGCGCGGTCGCCGGGGTGGTCGCGGACCGGATCGGCCGGGTCAAGGCACTGATGATCACGGTCATCACGTACGCCGTCTTCACCGTCGCCTGCGGCTTCGCGCCCAACTACGAGACGCTGCTGGTCTTCCGCGCCCTCCAGGGCCTCGGCTTCGGCGGCGAGT from Streptomyces sp. BA2 encodes:
- the solA gene encoding N-methyl-L-tryptophan oxidase, which translates into the protein MSPTYDVIVIGLGGMGSAAAHHLSARGARVLGLEKFGPVHNRGSSHGGSRITRQSYFEDPAYVPLLLRSYELYARLERDTGREIATLCGGVMVGRPESRTVSGSLLSARQWDLPHDMLDAPEIRRRFPTLSPRDDEVALYEARAGLVRPENTVAAHLQLATRQGADLHFEEPMTRWEPYRDGVRVHTPEETYTAGQLVICPGAWAPRLLTDIGVPFTIERQVMYWFQPTGGVRPFLPQNHPIYIWEDADDVQVYGFPAIDGPDLGAKVAFFRKGTPCTPEDIERTVHEHEVAAMADHMSGHIPSLPGQFLKAATCMYSNTPDEHFVITRHPAHPESVTVAAGFSGHGFKFVPVVGEIVADLALRGATDHPIELFDPSRLAAAPA
- a CDS encoding SRPBCC family protein — translated: MTTTPEAPSAASLMTTLPGHFYTDPEIFRQEQERVFESLWFCAVRASDLGKPGAFRTVQIGRESVLVTRSRSGELRAFLNICRHRGARLCTQESGEVRRALQCPYHAWTYDLDGKLIAAPNLVKMPDVDRTAYGLVKVALREWLGYAWVCLADEPPSFEETVIGAAVERLGDTASIEHYGTERLALGKRVTYDVRANWKLIVENFMECYHCATIHPELTEVLPEFADGFAAQYYVGHGASFGEEVSGFTVDGSAGFDRLPEVAEDQDRRYYAITIKPTVFINLVPDHVILHRMFPLSEDRTVVECDWLYAPEVVESGVDLAKSVELFHRVNEQDFEACERTQPAMASRAYRGGGVLVPTEHHIGLFHEWLAGLLG
- a CDS encoding GntR family transcriptional regulator — protein: MAEASGLVDDRALLGRTSTAERVSDILRSRIAEGYFPPGARLSEDSIGGALGVSRNTLREAFRLLTHERLLVHQLNRGVFVRVLTVEDVEDIYRTRRLVECAVVRGLGAPPFSLDGLASAVADGTKAARERKWKGVSTANIHFHRELVALAGSARTDEVMRSVFAELRLAFHVVDDPRRLHEPYLVRNWQILQTLQEGDAAEAERLLALYLDDSRRGLVEVYGRRVAEGERAGG